From one Humulus lupulus chromosome 8, drHumLupu1.1, whole genome shotgun sequence genomic stretch:
- the LOC133793544 gene encoding glucose-1-phosphate adenylyltransferase small subunit, chloroplastic-like, producing MGDYKNEGFVEVLAAQHSPENPNWFQGTADAVRQYLWLFEEHNVVEFLVLAGDHLYRMDYEKFIQAHRETDADITVAEKPKGEQLKAMKVDTTILGLDDERAKEMPYTDFRNCGYTWS from the exons ATGGGAGATTACAAGAACGAAGGCTTTGTTGAAGTTCTTGCGGCTCAGCACAGCCCCGAGAATCCCAACTGGTTCCAG GGGACGGCTGATGCGGTGAGACAGTACCTGTGGCTCTTTGAGGAACATAATGTCGTAGAGTTTTTGGTTCTTGCCGGAGACCATTTGTATAGGATGGATTATGAGAAGTTTATTCAGGCACACAGAGAGACTGATGCGGATATCACTGTGGCTGAGAAACCCAAAGGGGAGCAACTCAAAGCTATGAAG GTTGATACTACCATTTTGGGTCTTGATGATGAGAGAGCCAAGGAGATGCCTTACACTGATTTTAGAAATTGTGGGTACACTTGGTCCTAA